One genomic region from Metallosphaera tengchongensis encodes:
- a CDS encoding aminobenzoate oxygenase, protein MSETDYTKDPVYPEANVYPPRWNFDNERAWQLYRRAKREQWDEEEINWEKVREIASGLDRKQRLAIAYWWSLLSNFDNATPVFAHSVIKAFEHHLDTAVRGILTTITYDENRHNMTCGLAIDSMMRGFPFNFKPQDDLERKAMLNVEWTWYNGSRYWKAYLEAYKKYTLDVLFTSFMMGEAAATTVFTTMSQGSKIDEFSKAFRKTAVDETRHYAFTHLIMTDNASKMSDEQKRMVTKQVRAGFVFLSLITFKPPKEFWKLPPWFEEVNEKMEDLARSAGFYIPDLKEKEKSWRTAIIRVGSTLARYNVKLPAFPELGVTGEEVEVSEEDMVPIF, encoded by the coding sequence ATGTCTGAAACCGATTACACCAAGGATCCAGTTTACCCGGAGGCCAACGTGTATCCCCCCAGATGGAACTTTGACAACGAGAGGGCCTGGCAACTTTACAGGAGGGCGAAGAGAGAGCAGTGGGATGAGGAGGAAATTAACTGGGAGAAGGTCAGGGAGATAGCTTCAGGGTTGGACAGGAAACAGAGGTTAGCAATAGCGTACTGGTGGTCTCTCCTATCCAATTTCGACAACGCGACACCTGTGTTTGCCCATTCGGTGATTAAGGCTTTTGAACATCACCTGGACACGGCAGTTAGAGGGATCTTAACTACCATAACCTATGACGAGAACAGGCACAACATGACCTGTGGGTTGGCAATAGATTCGATGATGCGTGGCTTTCCCTTTAATTTCAAGCCCCAGGATGACCTAGAGAGAAAGGCTATGCTCAACGTGGAGTGGACTTGGTATAACGGCTCAAGGTATTGGAAGGCATACCTAGAGGCGTACAAGAAGTACACGTTGGATGTCCTTTTTACATCTTTCATGATGGGAGAGGCTGCAGCAACCACAGTCTTCACAACCATGTCGCAGGGATCCAAGATAGATGAATTCTCAAAGGCCTTTAGGAAAACCGCGGTGGACGAGACCAGACACTACGCGTTTACCCACCTAATCATGACAGATAACGCTTCCAAGATGAGCGACGAGCAGAAAAGGATGGTAACAAAGCAGGTAAGGGCAGGTTTCGTATTCCTCTCCTTAATCACGTTTAAGCCCCCTAAGGAGTTCTGGAAGCTACCCCCGTGGTTTGAGGAAGTAAATGAGAAGATGGAGGATCTAGCCAGGAGCGCCGGTTTCTATATACCAGACCTCAAGGAAAAGGAGAAGAGTTGGAGGACAGCAATCATCAGGGTTGGATCAACACTGGCAAGATACAACGTGAAGTTACCAGCGTTCCCCGAACTCGGTGTGACGGGGGAGGAAGTGGAAGTTTCCGAAGAGGACATGGTACCTATTTTTTAG
- a CDS encoding NAD(P)/FAD-dependent oxidoreductase: MKRVIVVGGGIAGTIVANRMARMMPEEIEKGEAEIVVVDKSDRHTYQPGQALVPFNVQDPAELIRNERELLDHRIKLLHGQKGEVTKIDPANHSVVTADGVSHSYDYLVIATGSHLRWDEVPGYKEAVYSPWDFESALKLREALDQFSGGTIVMNVAKLPHKCPVAPMELTLMLDDMLRRRGIRDKTEIIYTYPVPGIFGIKTTNDVMIKIFQERGIRIVSPFNVTNVNAKDKVMESQEGEKIKFDIAIGVPPHTGAKVIGDSGIGDKRNWVPTDKFSLRMKDHSNVFVIGDTTDIPISKAGSTADFESYIIANNVTNEIRGNGLKKSYDGSVFCYIATGLDSATYIRFNYAAPPVPPPPSYVHWWGKLMYNKLYWTVTAKAVV; the protein is encoded by the coding sequence ATGAAGAGAGTTATAGTAGTTGGTGGAGGAATCGCTGGAACAATAGTGGCCAATAGAATGGCTAGAATGATGCCCGAGGAGATCGAGAAAGGAGAAGCTGAGATAGTTGTAGTAGACAAGAGCGATAGGCACACTTATCAGCCTGGTCAAGCTCTAGTCCCATTTAACGTTCAAGACCCCGCAGAACTAATCAGGAACGAGAGGGAGCTATTGGATCATAGAATAAAGTTACTTCATGGCCAAAAGGGTGAAGTAACCAAGATAGATCCAGCTAACCATTCAGTTGTCACTGCAGATGGAGTTTCCCACTCCTATGATTACTTAGTTATAGCGACTGGTTCCCACTTAAGGTGGGATGAAGTTCCGGGCTACAAGGAGGCTGTCTACTCTCCTTGGGACTTTGAGAGCGCTCTGAAGTTGAGGGAGGCTTTGGATCAGTTCTCTGGCGGAACTATTGTAATGAACGTGGCGAAACTACCCCACAAGTGCCCAGTAGCCCCAATGGAGCTTACGTTGATGTTGGATGACATGTTAAGGAGGAGGGGGATAAGGGACAAGACTGAGATTATATACACCTACCCAGTCCCGGGAATATTTGGCATAAAGACCACCAACGACGTAATGATTAAGATATTTCAAGAGAGGGGGATAAGAATAGTTTCGCCTTTCAACGTTACCAACGTGAACGCAAAGGATAAGGTCATGGAGTCCCAGGAAGGAGAGAAGATCAAGTTTGACATAGCCATTGGAGTTCCTCCCCACACAGGAGCCAAGGTCATAGGCGACTCTGGTATAGGTGACAAGAGGAACTGGGTGCCTACGGATAAGTTCAGCCTAAGAATGAAGGATCATTCCAACGTTTTCGTCATTGGCGACACGACCGATATACCCATATCCAAGGCTGGATCAACCGCTGATTTCGAGTCATATATCATAGCCAATAACGTTACAAATGAAATTAGAGGGAACGGACTTAAGAAGAGTTACGACGGTTCGGTATTCTGCTACATTGCTACAGGTCTAGACTCAGCTACCTACATTAGGTTCAATTACGCAGCACCTCCAGTTCCACCTCCTCCTTCCTACGTCCACTGGTGGGGCAAACTGATGTACAACAAACTCTACTGGACAGTTACTGCCAAGGCAGTGGTCTGA
- a CDS encoding ATP-binding protein, protein MELGSITLTKEQVLRKCIAILGIRGSGKSNTAKVMSQELMREGIPLVIVDPDGEYRDLNAVTFDKFNVDPEELVNLLMIGKSLILDVNEWNEEVFKFLTEFFNYLWEVSKVYRRDMFILLEEAHEFIPQGERSPLSDVLVRIALRGRKRGLGMILVSQRSAKVNKDVLTQSEIYFLHKVVHPVDMKVYKEILPLKTKDFDKEVKSMSTGEAIFYKDGEFTKVWIRKFDEITLPSNPGNGQGEGVEI, encoded by the coding sequence ATGGAACTGGGTTCGATAACTTTAACCAAGGAACAAGTTTTAAGGAAGTGCATAGCTATCCTTGGTATAAGGGGATCAGGTAAGTCCAACACCGCCAAGGTCATGTCGCAAGAACTAATGAGGGAAGGAATTCCCTTGGTAATAGTGGATCCGGATGGGGAGTACAGGGATCTCAATGCGGTCACTTTTGATAAGTTTAACGTCGATCCAGAGGAACTGGTTAACCTCCTGATGATAGGCAAGAGCCTGATACTGGACGTGAATGAGTGGAACGAGGAGGTCTTCAAGTTCCTAACTGAATTTTTCAATTATTTATGGGAAGTCTCGAAGGTTTATAGAAGAGACATGTTCATCTTGCTGGAGGAGGCTCACGAATTCATACCGCAGGGCGAGAGGAGTCCATTGAGTGACGTGCTAGTAAGAATAGCGTTGAGGGGGAGAAAGAGAGGCTTAGGAATGATCCTAGTTAGCCAGAGGTCAGCTAAGGTAAACAAGGACGTATTGACGCAGAGTGAGATATATTTCTTACACAAGGTTGTCCATCCTGTTGACATGAAGGTCTACAAGGAAATCCTCCCATTGAAGACCAAGGACTTCGATAAGGAGGTGAAGTCCATGTCCACTGGAGAGGCCATATTTTACAAGGATGGAGAGTTCACGAAAGTTTGGATAAGGAAATTCGATGAAATAACCTTGCCTAGTAACCCAGGTAATGGGCAAGGTGAGGGAGTCGAGATCTGA
- a CDS encoding sulfurtransferase TusA family protein, translating into MSLKIYKKLDLTGQSCAGPLGELSGVLEEISPGEAVEAILGDEATKKDVVAFVTKKGYKVVNERNENGKFVVVIAK; encoded by the coding sequence ATGTCCTTAAAGATATATAAAAAATTAGATCTAACAGGTCAATCATGTGCTGGACCCCTCGGTGAACTATCGGGGGTTTTGGAGGAGATCAGTCCGGGTGAGGCAGTGGAGGCTATTTTGGGCGACGAGGCAACAAAAAAGGACGTGGTAGCATTCGTTACTAAGAAAGGTTACAAGGTCGTCAACGAAAGGAATGAGAACGGAAAGTTTGTGGTGGTGATAGCAAAATGA
- a CDS encoding ATP-binding protein, with protein MDDAELLSMMTEWNFWGGKIDVGIERERYINNVLRLLKAINIVALSGIRRSGKSTIGLQALKKLIDSGIDINDTLVIRLDDERLLNLDYATLLRIYDLYTTHIKSSQESTTYVLLDEAQEVNGWERFVRGLADRGKAKFLVTGSSAKLLSSEYTTLLSGRHVEVRIFPLDFKEYLSFHSIKVDSKLEFARNLERIKKLLEEYLSLGGLPQITLNKDLALELLDSHFDTIIVKDVVRRYRIRDENKIRTLAKYYISSVASRVTFNSVSKFLKIPVKTVERYSKYLENSYLIYFLRNFSFSVKAVENSPRKVHVVDNGFIKLFNPRLSRGHLLESLVFQHLYRYSLNKKDLELYYWYDGNYEIDFLLKSPNNILPIQVAYEINDQETMKRELRAIDKFKEKVRPVDRTLLVTYHTVNESVGENEVILLPAYSFLTRYEEVLGEIMDA; from the coding sequence GTGGACGATGCAGAGCTTCTATCAATGATGACAGAGTGGAACTTCTGGGGAGGAAAAATAGATGTAGGCATTGAAAGAGAGAGGTATATAAACAATGTCTTGAGGTTATTAAAAGCTATTAACATTGTAGCGTTGTCTGGGATAAGAAGGAGTGGGAAATCAACGATAGGTTTACAAGCCTTAAAGAAGCTTATCGATAGTGGGATTGACATCAATGATACGCTAGTGATTAGACTCGATGATGAAAGGTTGCTAAATCTCGATTATGCCACTCTACTGAGAATATATGATTTATACACTACTCACATAAAGAGTAGTCAAGAAAGTACAACGTATGTATTGCTTGATGAAGCTCAAGAGGTCAACGGGTGGGAGAGGTTCGTCAGAGGACTAGCAGATAGAGGAAAGGCTAAGTTCTTAGTAACCGGCTCCTCTGCCAAACTGCTAAGTTCCGAATATACAACCCTGTTATCTGGGAGGCACGTTGAGGTGAGGATATTTCCATTGGACTTTAAGGAGTACTTGTCATTTCATTCTATAAAAGTAGACTCCAAACTAGAATTTGCTAGAAATCTTGAAAGAATCAAAAAATTGTTGGAAGAATACTTAAGTCTAGGAGGACTACCTCAAATAACACTAAATAAAGATTTAGCGCTTGAGCTACTGGATTCCCATTTCGATACTATTATAGTTAAGGACGTTGTCAGAAGATATAGAATAAGGGATGAGAACAAGATAAGGACCTTGGCTAAATACTACATCTCCTCAGTTGCGTCTAGAGTGACTTTTAACAGTGTATCCAAGTTCCTTAAGATACCGGTCAAGACCGTGGAGAGGTACTCGAAATATTTAGAAAATTCATATCTTATTTACTTTTTAAGGAACTTCTCATTCAGCGTAAAGGCAGTCGAGAACTCTCCAAGAAAGGTCCACGTTGTGGACAACGGTTTCATCAAATTGTTTAATCCTAGACTGTCCAGGGGTCACCTACTCGAATCCCTAGTCTTTCAACATCTTTATAGATATTCCCTAAATAAGAAGGACCTGGAACTATATTACTGGTATGATGGGAACTATGAAATTGACTTCTTACTCAAAAGCCCGAACAATATCTTACCCATCCAAGTAGCTTACGAGATTAATGACCAAGAAACAATGAAAAGGGAACTTAGGGCTATAGATAAGTTTAAAGAGAAAGTTAGACCGGTTGACAGAACTTTACTAGTCACTTACCATACCGTTAACGAGAGCGTTGGTGAAAATGAAGTGATCCTTCTTCCAGCTTACTCGTTCCTGACTAGATACGAAGAGGTGTTGGGCGAGATAATGGATGCGTAA
- a CDS encoding DsrE family protein: MKFGIILGTNELDRVAYAGMHSAIYTALDNEVVIFATMDGVKAFLKNPEIKVESASSKTIKESNEDIYQHFRRAKKSGRLKIFACSYASKIMKLDKDKYSDLVDDIVGITSFAMEVEGGQLISIW, translated from the coding sequence ATGAAATTTGGAATTATACTTGGCACCAACGAGTTGGACAGAGTAGCCTATGCTGGGATGCACTCTGCCATATACACTGCCCTAGATAACGAAGTCGTGATATTTGCAACAATGGATGGAGTAAAGGCGTTCTTGAAGAACCCAGAAATTAAGGTGGAGAGCGCTTCCTCTAAGACTATCAAGGAGAGTAACGAGGACATTTATCAACACTTTAGGAGAGCGAAGAAGTCTGGCAGGCTAAAGATATTCGCTTGCTCCTACGCTAGCAAGATCATGAAGCTAGATAAGGATAAATACAGCGACCTAGTGGATGATATAGTCGGTATTACCTCCTTCGCTATGGAAGTAGAGGGAGGGCAGTTGATCTCCATATGGTGA
- a CDS encoding DUF1641 domain-containing protein: MATELNLDKVLVKLDDKKMEELANFIDHMSTLNEVLNKVNQLKESGALDVLINLSYGAKSLRDALNDDAISNLADMMSSLMVVASSMKARQGDVEEVIKNMDVLKDTMTRLKSLRDSGTLDVLINMSYALKSLRDALNDDAITNLAGTMSNLMEVLSSWNPRTTDGLKAILAKAPELNEVLNRVMDLKNSGTLDVLINMSYALKSLRDALNDDAITNLGTTLSLVFDFLPKGLEFLNKAMSPPLSTMIEAWTGEEAKKIMMNPENVTLGKLVTMMKDPDIQRGLGIMMGMLKVLGKTAK, translated from the coding sequence ATGGCTACTGAACTAAACCTAGATAAGGTGCTAGTGAAACTTGACGATAAAAAAATGGAGGAACTAGCCAACTTCATTGACCATATGTCTACCCTAAACGAGGTATTAAACAAAGTAAACCAGCTCAAGGAGAGCGGGGCCCTAGATGTTCTAATTAACTTAAGCTATGGAGCCAAGTCGCTTAGGGACGCTTTGAACGACGATGCGATAAGCAACTTAGCAGACATGATGTCCAGCCTCATGGTTGTGGCAAGCTCAATGAAGGCGAGACAGGGTGATGTAGAGGAAGTTATTAAGAACATGGACGTGCTGAAAGACACCATGACTAGGCTCAAGAGTCTTAGAGATAGCGGAACCCTAGACGTCTTAATTAACATGTCCTATGCCCTCAAGTCGCTTAGGGACGCTTTGAACGACGACGCCATAACTAACCTTGCCGGTACAATGTCCAACTTAATGGAAGTATTGAGTTCTTGGAACCCTAGGACTACTGATGGTCTGAAGGCAATTCTGGCTAAGGCTCCAGAGCTAAATGAGGTACTTAACCGGGTGATGGACCTGAAGAACAGCGGAACCCTAGACGTCTTAATTAACATGTCCTATGCCCTCAAGTCGCTTAGGGACGCTTTGAACGACGATGCGATAACTAACTTGGGTACAACTCTCTCCCTCGTATTTGATTTCCTTCCCAAGGGCCTGGAATTCTTGAATAAGGCAATGAGCCCTCCACTGAGTACTATGATTGAAGCTTGGACAGGAGAAGAGGCTAAAAAGATTATGATGAACCCTGAGAACGTGACCTTGGGTAAACTTGTAACCATGATGAAAGACCCTGACATTCAACGTGGACTAGGTATAATGATGGGTATGCTGAAGGTCTTAGGCAAGACCGCAAAGTAA
- a CDS encoding enoyl-CoA hydratase/isomerase family protein, translating to MTVQVEVKDRIGIVRLNRPERLNAINMEMVHDLVREFNRLKGEVKAVIITGNGKAFSAGADVKEMLGMSLEDVVREGHMPLWDAMRGFRKPIIAALNGVTAGGGLELAMACDVIIAAESARLGQPEINLGIIPGAGGTQRLTRTIGKYRAMDLVLTGRLISAWDGYRMGLVDKVVPDEALMREALRLAREIGERSGFAVELGKEAVNKALDTTLQQGLDLERRNFYVSLMSEDGKEGMKAFLEKRKPQFKS from the coding sequence ATGACAGTCCAAGTGGAGGTAAAGGATAGAATAGGAATAGTCAGGCTAAACAGGCCGGAGAGACTAAACGCCATAAACATGGAAATGGTACACGACCTAGTAAGGGAGTTCAACCGGCTCAAGGGAGAGGTAAAGGCTGTGATCATAACGGGGAACGGAAAGGCGTTCAGTGCTGGGGCGGACGTAAAGGAGATGTTGGGAATGTCACTGGAGGATGTGGTCAGGGAAGGGCATATGCCCTTATGGGACGCCATGAGAGGTTTCAGGAAACCGATCATAGCTGCTCTCAACGGGGTCACCGCTGGAGGCGGACTTGAGTTAGCCATGGCATGCGACGTGATAATAGCAGCAGAGAGCGCAAGGTTAGGGCAACCTGAGATCAACCTTGGTATCATACCAGGTGCTGGTGGGACCCAAAGGCTAACTAGGACTATTGGAAAGTACAGGGCCATGGACTTAGTCCTTACTGGTAGGCTGATCTCCGCATGGGATGGGTATAGGATGGGACTTGTAGATAAAGTCGTTCCAGACGAGGCCTTAATGAGGGAGGCGTTGAGGCTAGCTAGGGAAATAGGAGAAAGGTCAGGTTTCGCAGTGGAACTAGGGAAGGAGGCTGTCAATAAGGCATTGGACACTACTTTACAACAGGGACTTGACCTGGAAAGAAGGAACTTCTACGTCTCTTTAATGTCTGAGGACGGTAAGGAGGGCATGAAGGCGTTTCTAGAGAAGAGGAAACCTCAGTTCAAAAGTTGA
- a CDS encoding HpcH/HpaI aldolase/citrate lyase family protein → MKRRSQLYVPGVNEKMVQKSLQIPADSIIFDLEDSVPPEDKQKAREIIKRNLVNDWGNRELCVRINSISDKEGMKDILFFSDLEKIDLFLVPKAESDLSFVHKATGKRLEPIIETPRGLVKLEEIVRSEGVVALTYGAADLALHSLGQVRGYEKNTSLMLEIVSVARAYDVEPIDKVYFDLKNTLGFKEEAEIAKALGFSGKQVIHPSQVELANQVFSPSPEEMAWYKEIVEAYERAIKEGRGAIRLRDQLIDNVHYKIAKRYIQDFP, encoded by the coding sequence ATGAAACGCAGGTCTCAACTCTACGTGCCTGGGGTAAACGAAAAAATGGTTCAGAAGAGCTTACAGATTCCTGCAGATTCTATAATATTTGACTTGGAGGATTCTGTCCCCCCAGAGGACAAGCAGAAGGCTAGGGAAATCATAAAGAGGAACCTAGTAAACGACTGGGGGAATAGGGAGCTATGCGTTAGAATTAACTCCATCTCCGACAAGGAGGGGATGAAGGACATCCTCTTCTTCTCAGACCTAGAGAAAATAGACCTCTTCCTAGTCCCTAAAGCGGAATCCGATCTGAGCTTCGTGCATAAAGCAACGGGAAAGAGGCTTGAGCCCATAATCGAAACCCCGAGAGGTTTGGTGAAGTTAGAGGAAATTGTAAGGTCAGAGGGTGTAGTCGCCTTGACCTACGGTGCTGCGGACCTAGCATTACATTCCCTAGGTCAAGTGAGAGGATATGAGAAGAACACGTCCTTAATGCTGGAAATAGTCTCCGTGGCGAGGGCCTACGATGTGGAGCCTATTGATAAGGTATACTTTGACCTAAAGAACACATTGGGATTTAAGGAGGAGGCTGAGATCGCCAAAGCTCTGGGTTTCTCAGGTAAACAGGTCATCCATCCATCTCAGGTGGAATTGGCAAACCAAGTTTTCTCTCCGAGCCCTGAGGAGATGGCCTGGTACAAAGAGATCGTCGAGGCCTACGAGAGGGCAATAAAGGAGGGAAGAGGTGCTATTAGATTGAGGGATCAGCTCATAGACAACGTCCATTACAAGATAGCAAAAAGGTACATCCAGGATTTCCCTTAA
- a CDS encoding enoyl-CoA hydratase-related protein — protein sequence MPSVQFEERGSVLLLVLNRPEKLNALNLELREELLGYLRKFNSDPTKRVAVITGSGRAFSVGADISSVSDDLTEDLRNSFYPILREIRFSPKIFISAISGVVAGAGISLSLACDIRLASKNVKFVTAFHNIGLAPDTGLALMLPRLGGTKFLEKLLLGGEITAEEMSQQGIVRLSDNPLEDALKLAEEISSGPFKSYSASKRLLNRALFHDLDEFLEYESAMQGYLGTTADFKEGVKAFLEKRKPQFRGE from the coding sequence ATGCCGTCGGTTCAGTTTGAAGAAAGAGGTTCCGTTTTACTACTCGTCTTAAACAGACCTGAAAAGCTCAACGCGCTGAACCTTGAGTTGAGGGAGGAGCTCCTTGGCTACCTGAGGAAGTTCAACTCAGACCCTACCAAGAGAGTGGCAGTGATAACAGGCTCTGGAAGGGCCTTCTCAGTGGGGGCTGACATCTCGTCCGTGTCTGATGACTTGACTGAGGACTTGAGGAACAGTTTCTATCCAATCCTAAGGGAGATACGGTTTTCTCCAAAGATATTCATTTCTGCAATATCTGGCGTAGTTGCTGGAGCTGGTATAAGTCTCTCCTTAGCCTGTGATATCAGGTTAGCTTCAAAGAACGTAAAGTTTGTCACGGCGTTCCACAACATAGGGTTAGCTCCTGACACAGGGTTGGCCTTGATGTTGCCTAGACTTGGAGGTACTAAGTTTCTGGAGAAACTCCTCTTGGGCGGGGAAATCACTGCTGAGGAGATGAGCCAACAGGGGATTGTTAGACTTTCCGATAACCCATTGGAGGACGCTCTGAAGTTGGCCGAGGAGATATCTTCTGGACCCTTTAAGTCCTACTCCGCTTCGAAGAGGCTGTTGAACAGGGCCCTATTTCATGACCTAGACGAGTTCCTGGAGTACGAGTCGGCAATGCAAGGGTACTTGGGTACAACTGCAGACTTCAAGGAGGGGGTGAAGGCTTTTCTAGAGAAGAGAAAGCCTCAATTTAGGGGTGAGTGA
- a CDS encoding chloride channel protein encodes MWRLSSLPFFEKWFILGIVLGVIAGLAAVLFYLLLRITEDIFIFQFLGMTYPRPVGEGGSLIFKFQPGRYFLIPVSLAIGGLISGFLVYTFAPEAEGHGTDAAIKAFHYLQGKVRWRVIPIKILASAITIGSGGSAGREGPTAQFASGVGSMVSDLLKLSPEDRRRAVAVGIGAGIGTIFKTPIGGALLAAEILYKRDIEPEIIYPALIASAVGYTIFGITFGFTPVFGYYTGAFNPLRLPLFAILGVISGLSAILYVKTFYGVNALFKRIPLPNLLKPAIGGAMAGTVILVAPEVLGTGYGWINLAEFEKFSSFYSPLLPVIALLVALPFLKIIATSLSIGSGGSGGVFAPGLFIGAFLGADVGLLFHYLFPTIVPDVAPFVIIGMMSFFAAAGKVPLSVIIMVTEMTSSLQLLPGAMIAVAISYLVSGKYTIYKSQVPTRKDSPAHMPEYETPVMEKVKVSQATISDVKVTTQDHVEEALNLMMKNNFLSLPVVDALNRFWGIVYYNEIKDRNPNENITKYVIRGSPYVTSESSLEQAWEIMTRTRSRWVAVVEKGEFRGILTLDSMLKAYEAEVNKIRQAEKRGN; translated from the coding sequence ATGTGGAGGTTATCTTCCCTTCCGTTCTTCGAGAAGTGGTTTATCCTAGGTATAGTGTTGGGGGTAATTGCGGGGCTAGCAGCAGTGTTATTCTACCTGCTTCTTAGGATTACGGAAGACATTTTCATCTTCCAATTTTTAGGTATGACGTATCCTAGACCCGTAGGAGAAGGAGGCTCACTAATCTTTAAATTTCAACCTGGAAGGTACTTTCTCATTCCAGTATCATTGGCAATAGGTGGCCTAATCTCAGGATTTCTTGTGTACACTTTCGCTCCTGAGGCTGAAGGTCACGGAACCGATGCAGCCATAAAGGCATTTCATTATCTTCAAGGGAAGGTGAGATGGAGAGTAATTCCTATCAAGATATTAGCCTCAGCTATCACGATAGGTTCTGGGGGAAGTGCAGGGAGGGAGGGTCCCACAGCCCAGTTCGCATCAGGCGTAGGATCCATGGTGAGTGACCTGCTCAAATTGTCACCTGAGGACAGGAGAAGAGCTGTGGCCGTGGGTATAGGGGCAGGGATAGGTACGATCTTTAAGACCCCCATAGGAGGGGCCCTGTTGGCTGCCGAGATTCTATATAAGAGGGACATAGAACCTGAGATTATATACCCTGCCCTCATAGCCTCCGCAGTTGGCTACACCATATTTGGAATTACATTTGGATTTACACCGGTGTTTGGGTATTACACAGGGGCCTTCAATCCACTGAGGTTACCCCTTTTTGCTATACTAGGCGTCATCTCTGGACTATCGGCTATACTTTACGTTAAGACCTTCTATGGAGTAAACGCCCTATTCAAGAGAATTCCATTACCCAACTTATTGAAACCTGCAATTGGTGGCGCCATGGCTGGAACTGTAATTCTAGTAGCACCAGAGGTTTTGGGCACAGGATACGGTTGGATAAATCTTGCGGAGTTTGAAAAATTCTCGTCCTTTTATTCACCTTTACTTCCAGTAATAGCACTTCTTGTGGCACTCCCCTTCCTCAAAATAATTGCTACCTCTCTTTCCATAGGTTCTGGAGGTAGCGGAGGGGTATTCGCTCCAGGCCTGTTCATAGGGGCTTTCCTGGGTGCTGATGTTGGCCTCCTATTTCACTACCTCTTCCCCACGATAGTTCCGGACGTAGCCCCATTTGTAATTATTGGGATGATGTCCTTCTTCGCTGCAGCTGGAAAGGTTCCCCTATCAGTAATAATTATGGTTACAGAGATGACCTCGAGCCTACAACTTCTCCCAGGGGCTATGATTGCAGTTGCGATATCATACTTAGTATCTGGGAAATACACAATCTACAAGAGTCAAGTACCAACTAGGAAAGATTCCCCTGCTCATATGCCTGAATATGAGACTCCCGTTATGGAGAAAGTAAAGGTCTCACAGGCTACTATATCTGACGTCAAGGTTACGACCCAGGATCACGTAGAAGAGGCGTTGAACCTCATGATGAAGAACAACTTTCTAAGCCTCCCAGTCGTGGATGCTCTAAACCGGTTTTGGGGAATAGTGTACTATAACGAGATTAAGGACAGAAACCCAAATGAGAATATTACAAAGTATGTCATAAGGGGTTCACCTTACGTCACTTCCGAGTCGTCATTGGAGCAGGCTTGGGAAATAATGACTAGGACTAGGAGCAGGTGGGTAGCTGTGGTGGAGAAAGGAGAGTTTAGGGGAATCTTAACTCTAGACTCAATGCTGAAAGCATATGAGGCTGAGGTTAATAAAATAAGGCAGGCCGAGAAGAGAGGTAACTAA
- a CDS encoding sulfurtransferase — MMLISPDRLLANLKDYKIVEITYGSFGLDSYLEWHVPGAVPLSWSSFLHPLKRDFGPKERLEAKLGDAGITENDAVVLYSDLNNRYAFYAFWVMRAFGHKEVYVLNGGKSSWEFRELPKEKDKREPIPRKYEANEPNWKDRIFVWEILSKLGSDQFQLIDVRYREEFEGKVSTPPEHPNEEAQNSGHIPGAINIPWNNFFDKLTEELVPPDSLKLDLHSDKEVVVYCRTGARASLVWFYLKFLLNVEKVRLYDGSWSEWGNMVGVPIERGF; from the coding sequence ATGATGTTGATTTCCCCCGACAGACTATTAGCGAATCTAAAAGACTATAAGATCGTAGAGATTACGTACGGATCTTTCGGCTTAGACTCATATTTGGAATGGCACGTCCCTGGAGCTGTTCCATTATCTTGGAGCTCCTTCCTTCATCCATTAAAGAGAGATTTTGGACCGAAGGAGAGGTTAGAAGCCAAGCTTGGAGATGCAGGGATAACCGAGAATGACGCAGTAGTTCTTTACAGCGACCTGAACAATAGATACGCCTTTTACGCCTTCTGGGTCATGAGAGCCTTTGGTCACAAAGAGGTTTACGTGCTGAACGGGGGTAAATCTTCTTGGGAGTTTAGGGAGCTACCCAAGGAAAAGGATAAGAGAGAGCCCATTCCCAGGAAATATGAGGCTAATGAACCAAACTGGAAGGACAGGATATTCGTTTGGGAGATACTATCCAAGCTGGGCTCAGACCAATTTCAGCTGATCGATGTAAGATATAGGGAAGAATTTGAAGGTAAAGTCAGCACGCCACCGGAGCACCCCAACGAGGAGGCCCAGAATTCAGGGCATATCCCCGGAGCCATAAACATACCTTGGAACAACTTCTTCGACAAACTCACAGAGGAACTCGTTCCACCTGACTCACTAAAGCTGGATCTTCATAGTGATAAGGAGGTAGTAGTATACTGTAGAACCGGAGCCAGGGCCTCTCTCGTTTGGTTTTATCTCAAGTTTCTCCTAAACGTGGAGAAGGTCAGGTTATATGACGGTTCGTGGTCGGAATGGGGAAATATGGTTGGGGTTCCAATCGAAAGGGGGTTCTGA